Proteins encoded in a region of the Methylosinus trichosporium OB3b genome:
- a CDS encoding head-tail connector protein, with amino-acid sequence MSGVWRLVARSSTTIVSLAEAKRQTNTEDFTDDDALLTSLCDLATHHLDIGGNITRRPLLTQTWEYLAPAPICSADLLEARLRKLPLSAGFRLDRAPLQAVTKVEAMQSGAYVEIPREQFVTRSLSDAATWLRLSADLSWPDADVDEEAWRITVRLGYGDSASDVEPALRHAALLLIGHLYQHREAVSGFGSDLTATPLGFDALIAPHRFHDI; translated from the coding sequence ATGTCCGGCGTCTGGCGCCTCGTCGCGCGCTCCTCCACCACCATCGTCTCGCTCGCCGAGGCGAAGCGCCAGACGAACACGGAGGATTTTACCGATGACGATGCGCTGCTGACGTCGCTGTGCGATCTGGCGACGCATCATCTCGACATCGGCGGCAACATCACGCGCCGTCCTCTGCTGACGCAGACATGGGAATATCTCGCGCCGGCGCCGATCTGCAGCGCCGATCTCCTCGAGGCGCGGCTGCGCAAGCTGCCCTTGTCCGCGGGCTTCCGGCTCGATCGCGCGCCGCTGCAGGCGGTCACGAAGGTCGAGGCGATGCAGAGCGGCGCCTATGTCGAGATTCCGCGCGAGCAATTCGTGACGCGGAGCCTCTCCGATGCGGCGACCTGGCTGCGCCTTTCCGCTGATCTTTCCTGGCCCGATGCGGATGTCGATGAGGAGGCGTGGCGCATCACCGTCCGCCTCGGCTATGGCGACTCCGCGAGTGATGTCGAGCCGGCGCTCCGCCACGCCGCATTGCTGCTGATCGGCCATCTCTATCAGCATCGTGAGGCGGTGAGCGGCTTCGGCTCGGATTTGACCGCGACGCCGCTCGGCTTCGACGCGCTGATCGCGCCGCATCGCTTCCACGACATCTAA
- a CDS encoding phage major capsid protein, which translates to MSMHTSPLAYRGVTRLRAEGDPNKILVELNKAFADFRAAHDEQLRGIDKRFADVVSAEKVDRINAAVGDLQGALDEANQRIAALASGGAGGAPGRPRDAEYTKAFLAHMRRGDVQASLNKGTASEGGYLTPVEWDRTITDRLVNISPMRAICRVQSISTGGFSKLFNNRGTASGWVNETAARTVTATPTFGTLTYTPGEIYANPSATQQLLDDAEVDIEPWLAGEVETEFAYQEGIAFVSGDGSNKPNGVLTYITGGANAAAHPWGAILTVNSGHASQVTSDGIVNLIYALPSQYTSAARFAMNRDTQNKIRLLKDGQGNYLWQPSYQAGQPPTLCQYPITELAAMPNVAAGTKPVLFGDFDMGYLIVDRIGVRVLRNPYKNPPYVEFYTTKRVGGGLLNPDVLKALNISA; encoded by the coding sequence ATGAGCATGCACACCTCGCCGCTCGCCTATCGCGGCGTGACGCGCCTGCGCGCGGAAGGCGACCCGAACAAGATTCTCGTCGAGCTGAACAAGGCCTTCGCCGACTTTCGCGCGGCGCATGACGAGCAGCTGCGCGGGATCGACAAGCGCTTCGCCGATGTCGTCAGCGCCGAAAAGGTCGATCGCATCAATGCGGCGGTCGGCGATCTGCAGGGTGCGCTCGACGAAGCCAATCAGCGCATCGCGGCGCTCGCGTCCGGCGGCGCCGGCGGCGCGCCGGGCCGCCCGCGCGACGCCGAATATACCAAGGCCTTCCTCGCCCATATGCGCCGCGGCGATGTGCAGGCCTCGCTCAACAAGGGCACGGCGTCCGAGGGCGGCTATCTGACGCCGGTCGAATGGGATCGCACCATCACCGATCGCCTCGTCAATATCTCGCCGATGCGCGCCATCTGCCGCGTGCAGTCGATCTCGACGGGCGGCTTTTCCAAGCTGTTCAACAATCGCGGCACGGCGTCGGGTTGGGTGAACGAGACCGCGGCGCGCACCGTGACGGCGACGCCGACTTTCGGGACGCTCACCTACACGCCCGGCGAAATTTACGCCAACCCGTCCGCGACCCAGCAGCTGCTCGATGACGCCGAGGTCGATATCGAGCCCTGGCTCGCCGGCGAGGTGGAGACGGAATTCGCCTATCAGGAAGGAATCGCGTTCGTTTCGGGCGATGGATCGAACAAGCCGAACGGCGTGCTCACCTATATCACCGGCGGCGCCAATGCGGCGGCGCATCCCTGGGGCGCCATCCTCACCGTCAACAGCGGTCACGCGTCGCAGGTGACGTCGGACGGAATCGTCAATCTCATCTATGCGCTGCCGTCCCAATATACGTCAGCTGCGCGCTTCGCGATGAACCGTGACACACAGAACAAGATTCGCCTGCTCAAGGACGGGCAGGGCAATTACCTGTGGCAACCCTCCTATCAGGCGGGCCAGCCGCCGACGCTGTGCCAATATCCGATCACCGAATTGGCGGCCATGCCCAATGTCGCGGCCGGGACCAAGCCCGTGCTCTTCGGCGATTTCGACATGGGCTATCTGATTGTCGACCGGATCGGCGTGCGCGTGCTGCGCAATCCCTACAAGAACCCGCCCTATGTCGAGTTCTACACGACGAAGCGCGTCGGCGGCGGCCTGCTCAACCCCGATGTGCTGAAGGCGCTCAATATCTCCGCCTGA
- a CDS encoding head maturation protease, ClpP-related: MSLRQLPAVKAFERPDSYQWDAPSSALELWAAAPMVAPQAAAESDQTITIYDVIGEDYWTGGGFTAKRMSGALRAIGEKPVTVSINSPGGDMFEGLAIFNMLKDHKAEVTVKVMGLAASAASLIAMAGDQILMGQGSFLMIHNAWGVVVGNRHDMRAGADMFEPFDSAMAEIYAARSGQTGDKIAAMMDAETFINAKDARDLGFSDGDFAAPEGDAASDGGASARMQSRRRLEALLAKQGVPRSERRKMFRDAGMRDAADPATPRAGFDHTGFDMAAAERLLATLKA, from the coding sequence ATGTCGCTCCGCCAGCTCCCCGCGGTCAAAGCCTTCGAGCGTCCCGATTCTTATCAGTGGGACGCCCCGTCCTCGGCGCTGGAGCTCTGGGCCGCCGCGCCCATGGTCGCGCCCCAGGCCGCGGCCGAATCCGATCAGACGATCACGATCTATGATGTGATCGGCGAGGATTACTGGACCGGCGGCGGCTTTACGGCGAAGCGCATGTCGGGGGCGCTGCGCGCGATCGGCGAGAAGCCCGTCACCGTCTCCATCAATTCGCCGGGCGGCGACATGTTCGAAGGCCTCGCCATCTTCAACATGCTCAAGGACCACAAGGCCGAAGTGACGGTGAAGGTGATGGGCCTCGCCGCCAGCGCCGCTTCGCTGATCGCCATGGCCGGCGATCAAATCCTGATGGGCCAGGGCTCGTTCCTGATGATTCACAACGCCTGGGGCGTCGTCGTCGGCAATCGCCACGACATGCGCGCCGGCGCCGACATGTTCGAGCCCTTCGACTCGGCGATGGCGGAAATCTACGCCGCGCGCTCGGGACAGACGGGCGACAAGATCGCGGCGATGATGGACGCCGAAACCTTCATCAATGCCAAGGATGCGCGCGACCTCGGCTTTTCGGACGGCGACTTCGCCGCGCCGGAAGGCGACGCCGCCTCCGATGGCGGGGCCAGCGCGCGCATGCAGTCGCGCCGCCGCCTCGAAGCTCTTCTCGCGAAACAGGGCGTGCCGCGTTCCGAGCGGCGCAAGATGTTTCGCGACGCCGGCATGCGCGACGCTGCCGATCCCGCCACGCCTCGCGCTGGCTTCGACCACACCGGTTTCGATATGGCGGCGGCCGAGCGGCTGCTCGCGACTCTCAAAGCCTGA
- a CDS encoding phage portal protein produces MTDAIASRLSSARRRRRAAAASAPRASGQSFAGLDDPAFLEFVRTGRNSISAYETSAVVRCIDLRAGAIGMLPLRLMRKASAGGGVAGEAEDHPLFDVLMHEPNAFQTAYEFKRLMEMRVLSQGDAFARIVRTGQRIAGLLPIDPAGADVEVQGDGRLRYRFTQSNRSFDLPQEEVFHLRGFSVDGVRGLSMLTLAAEAIGLSREASASLFSIYKTGMAAGGALKHPNKLSKSAKEDLKQQLESYAGSKNRGRFMVLDEGISVEHFQQTAKDAQTIETARHMVEDIARFFGVPRPLMGMDDTSWGSGVEQLAILFVRFGLAPSFANWEQAIRRSLLTREEKRRYTIDFDERELLRGSMKDQAEFFAKASGSGGHKPWMEANEIRDLVGLPPRPDGVGLTPPGVQSPASPQQ; encoded by the coding sequence GTGACAGACGCCATCGCATCGAGACTGAGCAGCGCGCGCCGCCGTCGCCGCGCCGCGGCGGCCTCGGCGCCGCGCGCGAGCGGGCAGAGCTTCGCCGGTCTCGATGATCCGGCGTTCCTCGAATTCGTTCGCACGGGCCGCAATTCCATCTCGGCTTACGAGACATCGGCCGTGGTGCGTTGCATCGATCTGCGCGCCGGCGCCATCGGCATGTTGCCGCTGCGCCTCATGCGCAAAGCGTCGGCTGGCGGCGGCGTGGCCGGCGAAGCGGAGGATCATCCGCTCTTCGATGTGCTCATGCACGAGCCGAACGCTTTTCAGACGGCTTATGAGTTCAAGCGGCTGATGGAGATGCGCGTCCTGTCGCAGGGCGACGCCTTCGCGCGCATCGTCCGCACGGGGCAGCGCATCGCCGGGTTGCTGCCGATCGACCCGGCCGGCGCCGATGTGGAAGTTCAAGGCGACGGCCGCCTGCGCTATCGGTTCACGCAGAGCAATCGCAGCTTCGATCTGCCGCAGGAGGAGGTCTTTCATCTTCGCGGCTTTTCGGTCGATGGCGTGCGCGGTCTCTCGATGCTGACGCTCGCCGCCGAGGCGATCGGCCTCTCGCGCGAGGCTTCGGCGTCGCTGTTCTCGATCTATAAAACCGGCATGGCGGCCGGCGGCGCGCTCAAACATCCGAATAAACTGAGCAAATCGGCAAAAGAGGATTTGAAGCAGCAGCTCGAGAGCTATGCCGGATCGAAGAACCGTGGCCGCTTCATGGTGCTCGATGAAGGTATCAGCGTCGAGCATTTCCAGCAGACGGCCAAAGACGCGCAGACGATCGAGACGGCGCGTCACATGGTCGAGGACATCGCCCGCTTCTTCGGCGTCCCGCGCCCGCTGATGGGCATGGATGACACGTCCTGGGGCTCCGGCGTCGAGCAGCTCGCCATTCTGTTCGTGCGCTTCGGCCTCGCGCCGAGCTTCGCCAATTGGGAGCAGGCCATTCGCCGCTCGCTGCTCACGCGCGAGGAAAAGCGCCGCTACACGATCGATTTCGACGAGCGCGAATTGCTGCGCGGCTCGATGAAGGATCAGGCCGAGTTCTTCGCCAAAGCGTCCGGCTCCGGCGGTCACAAGCCGTGGATGGAGGCGAACGAAATCCGCGATCTCGTTGGCCTCCCGCCGCGTCCGGACGGCGTCGGCCTCACGCCCCCCGGCGTTCAATCGCCCGCATCACCGCAACAATGA
- a CDS encoding terminase large subunit yields MPETLRAAPLIHAAAADLPEFIARGAAEGWDWPTIFWRRAAATPGTWYDAAKADFMVDLWPDIFVLTDLRFAGVPFRLALWQEITVRLLFGWKIPTEIVDPRTGAKTIAHVRLFRRLLLWIARKNGKSEFLASLALAFWAIDAVYGGQGYCFALNEKQAGTVLTKMKAMIAQQPRLARELAVFGKSIWCARKLARFERLTGKAAGKHGMSPYVSVGDEMHEWDSRDLDTTIRQGMAAQLQPIELFASTAGLKTAVVGYDLYKESRAILAGPIEPPDAGADTGEGIYDPRSLVVMFGLEDDDDWRDEDNWRKVNPNLGLSPTMDFLRGEYAKARNNPRAESHFRRYHLNQWVDASIRWLNVARWDACAADKQAWKTRAETLRGRACYGGLDLSSVKDLTALVWIFPPEEAGGKLEIIAKFWCPEETIEQRSREDRLPYDRWARMQALTPTPGDMVDQNYVMRAILEDAQVFDVKMIGYDPMFATKLISDLQEEGFGAERMLKVRQGHLTLAEPTKMLEVEVLAGRFDHGGQPVLRQMAQNAHIAFDRNMNFVPSKKHSAEKIDGIAASVNALTAMLHAEDKTSAYESDRLII; encoded by the coding sequence GTGCCTGAAACTCTCCGCGCCGCCCCGCTCATTCACGCGGCGGCGGCCGACCTCCCCGAGTTCATCGCGCGCGGCGCCGCCGAGGGCTGGGATTGGCCGACCATCTTCTGGCGCCGCGCCGCCGCCACGCCCGGCACGTGGTATGACGCCGCCAAGGCCGACTTCATGGTGGACCTGTGGCCGGACATCTTCGTCCTCACCGATCTGCGCTTCGCCGGCGTCCCCTTCCGCCTGGCGCTGTGGCAGGAGATCACGGTCCGCCTGCTGTTCGGGTGGAAGATTCCGACCGAGATCGTCGACCCGCGAACCGGCGCGAAAACCATCGCGCATGTCCGCCTCTTCCGCCGCTTGCTGCTGTGGATCGCCAGGAAGAACGGAAAGTCTGAATTTCTGGCGTCCCTCGCTCTCGCGTTTTGGGCCATCGACGCCGTCTATGGCGGCCAGGGCTATTGCTTCGCGCTCAACGAAAAGCAGGCAGGAACGGTCCTCACCAAAATGAAGGCGATGATCGCGCAACAGCCGCGCCTCGCGCGCGAGCTCGCCGTCTTCGGCAAGTCGATCTGGTGCGCGCGCAAGCTCGCCCGCTTCGAGCGGCTCACCGGCAAGGCGGCCGGCAAGCACGGCATGTCGCCCTATGTCTCGGTCGGCGACGAGATGCACGAATGGGACTCGCGCGATCTCGACACCACGATTCGGCAAGGCATGGCCGCGCAGCTGCAGCCGATCGAGCTGTTCGCCTCCACCGCGGGCCTGAAAACCGCCGTCGTCGGCTATGATCTCTACAAGGAATCGCGCGCCATTCTCGCCGGCCCGATCGAGCCGCCCGACGCCGGCGCCGACACCGGCGAGGGCATTTACGATCCGCGCTCGCTCGTCGTGATGTTCGGCCTCGAGGATGACGACGATTGGCGCGACGAGGACAATTGGCGCAAGGTCAATCCCAATCTCGGCCTGTCGCCGACGATGGACTTCCTGCGCGGCGAATATGCGAAGGCCCGCAACAACCCGCGCGCCGAAAGCCATTTCCGCCGCTATCACCTCAACCAATGGGTCGACGCCAGCATCCGATGGCTGAATGTCGCCCGCTGGGATGCTTGCGCCGCCGACAAGCAGGCTTGGAAAACCCGCGCCGAAACGCTGCGCGGCCGCGCCTGTTACGGCGGGCTCGATCTCTCCTCGGTCAAGGACCTCACCGCCCTCGTCTGGATTTTCCCGCCGGAGGAAGCCGGCGGAAAGCTCGAGATCATCGCGAAATTCTGGTGCCCGGAAGAGACGATCGAGCAGCGCTCGCGCGAGGATCGCCTGCCCTATGACCGCTGGGCGAGAATGCAGGCGCTCACGCCGACTCCCGGCGACATGGTCGATCAGAACTATGTGATGCGCGCCATCCTCGAGGATGCGCAGGTCTTCGATGTGAAGATGATCGGCTATGATCCGATGTTCGCAACCAAGCTGATCTCGGACCTGCAGGAGGAAGGCTTCGGCGCCGAGCGCATGCTCAAAGTCCGCCAGGGCCATCTCACCCTCGCCGAGCCGACCAAGATGCTCGAGGTCGAGGTCCTCGCCGGCCGCTTCGATCATGGCGGCCAGCCGGTGTTGCGGCAAATGGCGCAGAACGCGCACATCGCCTTCGATCGCAACATGAACTTCGTGCCGTCCAAGAAGCACAGCGCCGAAAAGATCGACGGCATTGCGGCGAGCGTCAACGCGCTGACGGCCATGCTGCATGCCGAAGACAAAACCTCGGCCTACGAATCCGACCGCCTCATCATCTAA
- a CDS encoding P27 family phage terminase small subunit, translated as MGRRPDTPGMQAAKGAPGKRLSKAERARLEAERLAAVIAAAPAESTDPFAPPVMLLDERLKPALTVWRELAGELRQLNIVRTLDRYTFAVLCLSIADYMAAVDNILVNGAQYWAKTHGGNKMLRTNPAVLVKERLGKFIFDAAAEFGLTPLRRYALLREQSQYGGGPRAPAAPAEAAAKDTDLIGLAAVHDAEPPCTQH; from the coding sequence ATGGGCCGTCGACCTGACACGCCGGGCATGCAGGCAGCGAAAGGGGCTCCGGGCAAGCGGCTCTCCAAGGCGGAGCGCGCGCGCCTCGAGGCCGAGCGTCTCGCCGCCGTCATCGCCGCCGCTCCCGCCGAGTCCACCGACCCTTTCGCGCCGCCCGTCATGCTGCTCGACGAGCGGTTGAAGCCGGCCCTCACCGTCTGGCGCGAGCTCGCCGGCGAGCTGCGCCAGCTCAACATCGTGCGGACGCTCGATCGCTACACCTTCGCGGTGCTCTGCCTCTCGATCGCCGACTATATGGCCGCCGTCGACAACATCCTCGTCAACGGCGCGCAATATTGGGCGAAGACTCACGGCGGCAATAAGATGCTCCGCACCAATCCCGCCGTCCTCGTCAAAGAGCGCCTCGGCAAGTTCATCTTCGACGCCGCCGCCGAGTTCGGCCTCACGCCGCTGCGGCGCTACGCCCTGCTGCGCGAGCAGTCGCAATATGGCGGCGGCCCGCGCGCCCCCGCAGCGCCCGCCGAGGCCGCCGCCAAGGATACCGATCTGATCGGCCTCGCCGCCGTCCACGACGCCGAGCCGCCCTGCACCCAGCATTGA
- the nusG gene encoding transcription termination/antitermination protein NusG, producing the protein MNWYVIECYPGQDFDVCRKLAQADYNIWRPMKKITTTLREGPMRGRRCRSVPRFGRYLFLDCELTPGRRFAISTETGVRGFLKRAGVDEPAIVPDEWMNFLMFGKAIEDRRGIVFAPGTRVTVNAGPLRGREGVVRSVDDGTAKVILDAFGCLAVESSYLDPLVLCRAMSERRPTGRETRSERDGTPAPMRTKAGDASPGAMPQASEGQA; encoded by the coding sequence ATGAACTGGTATGTGATCGAATGCTATCCGGGGCAGGATTTCGACGTCTGCCGCAAGCTGGCGCAGGCCGATTACAACATCTGGCGGCCGATGAAGAAGATCACCACCACCTTGCGCGAGGGGCCGATGCGCGGGCGGCGCTGTCGATCGGTTCCCCGATTCGGGCGCTATCTGTTTCTCGACTGCGAGCTGACGCCGGGGCGTCGCTTCGCGATATCCACAGAAACGGGCGTGCGTGGGTTTCTGAAGCGAGCGGGCGTCGACGAGCCGGCGATCGTGCCGGACGAATGGATGAATTTCCTGATGTTCGGCAAGGCGATCGAGGATCGGCGCGGGATCGTGTTCGCTCCCGGAACGCGCGTCACGGTGAATGCGGGGCCGCTGCGCGGGCGCGAAGGCGTCGTGAGGTCGGTTGACGACGGAACTGCCAAGGTCATACTCGACGCATTCGGATGCTTGGCCGTCGAGTCGAGCTATCTCGATCCCCTGGTGCTATGCCGCGCGATGAGCGAGAGGCGTCCGACGGGGCGGGAGACACGATCCGAACGAGATGGCACTCCGGCGCCCATGCGCACGAAAGCCGGAGACGCGAGCCCTGGTGCTATGCCGCAGGCGTCCGAGGGGCAAGCGTGA
- a CDS encoding helix-turn-helix domain-containing protein, which translates to MSLEALTWAKKIGAPSSGAKYLLIMLANYAGRKGESFYPLTEIADDMQVSVDSVRRRLGELQDAGMIARVARLRNDGSRSSDVVILLMDDETRGFAESLGWTAARVGEAAAEEGDGAEKPGIEPLADCDHPPADCDHPLRNLQGGGRNCATPKKNQQLTNTQPSPTPAARGEVEVASLREEAQAAEGRWKAFKDLWPFEPSASPGKARAAFFALSAEDREHAIRFAPRYLAATEGKRRKHPGNWLGDRDWTGFLDQEREAAAARERVEQAQAERDERDRARYGGVIIYPDSEMGRRQHAAWRRYDAARGVDSRRELRSFPLGQGYVRPSRFPPSGGEARDGPDDAAA; encoded by the coding sequence ATGAGCCTCGAGGCGCTCACTTGGGCGAAGAAGATCGGCGCGCCCTCATCGGGCGCGAAATATCTGCTGATCATGCTCGCGAACTATGCCGGGCGGAAGGGGGAGAGCTTCTATCCGCTCACCGAGATCGCCGACGACATGCAGGTGTCGGTCGATTCGGTGCGGCGCCGGCTCGGCGAGCTGCAGGATGCGGGGATGATCGCCCGCGTGGCGCGGCTTCGCAATGATGGCTCGCGCTCCTCGGACGTCGTCATTCTGCTGATGGACGATGAGACGCGCGGCTTCGCCGAGAGCCTCGGCTGGACCGCGGCGCGCGTCGGCGAGGCGGCGGCCGAAGAGGGCGATGGCGCGGAAAAGCCCGGAATAGAGCCCCTAGCAGATTGCGACCACCCCCCCGCAGATTGCGACCACCCCCTGCGGAATCTGCAAGGGGGTGGTCGCAACTGTGCGACCCCCAAAAAGAACCAACAATTAACCAACACTCAACCATCCCCTACCCCCGCTGCGCGGGGCGAGGTGGAGGTCGCTTCGCTTCGGGAAGAGGCGCAGGCGGCCGAGGGGCGCTGGAAGGCGTTCAAGGACCTCTGGCCCTTCGAGCCCTCGGCCTCTCCGGGGAAGGCGCGGGCGGCGTTCTTCGCGCTCTCGGCGGAGGATCGCGAGCACGCCATCCGCTTCGCGCCGCGCTACCTCGCGGCGACCGAGGGGAAGCGGCGCAAGCATCCGGGAAATTGGCTCGGCGATCGGGACTGGACCGGGTTTCTCGATCAGGAGCGGGAGGCCGCGGCGGCGCGCGAGCGGGTCGAGCAGGCGCAGGCCGAGCGCGATGAGCGCGATCGGGCGCGCTATGGCGGCGTGATCATCTATCCGGACAGCGAGATGGGGCGGCGGCAACATGCGGCGTGGCGACGCTATGACGCGGCGCGGGGCGTCGACAGCCGGCGGGAGCTGCGGAGCTTCCCCTTGGGGCAGGGCTATGTGCGGCCCTCGCGCTTTCCGCCCTCGGGCGGCGAGGCGCGCGACGGGCCGGACGATGCGGCGGCGTGA
- a CDS encoding DNA adenine methylase — protein MKCLESRAGEMTRPLVRWHGGKWLLAPWIISNFPQHRSYVEPFGGGGSVLLRKPRCYAEVYNDLDGRVVNLFRVLRDEAKAARLVRALELTPFAREEFVACHSRDGDDVELARRMLVICFQGFGSNAHGRATGFRANSKRSATTPAGDWRNYPDALPAIIERLRGVVVENRPALDVMAQHDSPDTLFYLDPPYLPSVRDRGRDYEHEMSIEDHSEMLRAVQSLCGMVVLSGYASALYDHSLAGWSRVERRAFADGARERVEVLWLNPAATHALPEPSLFLRGTR, from the coding sequence GTGAAATGTCTCGAAAGTCGCGCCGGCGAGATGACGCGTCCTCTCGTGCGCTGGCACGGCGGCAAATGGTTGCTTGCGCCGTGGATCATATCGAACTTTCCGCAGCACCGCAGTTACGTCGAGCCTTTCGGTGGCGGCGGAAGCGTCTTGCTTCGAAAGCCGCGTTGTTATGCCGAGGTCTATAATGACCTCGACGGACGTGTCGTAAATCTGTTTCGAGTTCTGCGCGACGAGGCGAAAGCGGCTCGGTTGGTCCGAGCGCTCGAATTGACGCCCTTTGCGCGTGAAGAATTTGTCGCGTGCCATTCGCGCGATGGCGACGATGTCGAGCTCGCGCGACGCATGCTCGTCATCTGCTTTCAAGGGTTCGGGTCGAATGCACATGGGCGCGCGACTGGTTTCCGCGCCAATTCGAAGAGAAGCGCGACAACGCCGGCCGGCGACTGGCGCAATTATCCGGATGCGCTCCCAGCGATCATCGAGCGGCTACGCGGCGTGGTCGTCGAGAATCGTCCAGCGCTCGACGTGATGGCGCAACACGATTCGCCGGATACGCTGTTTTATCTCGACCCTCCATATTTGCCGAGCGTGCGAGACCGCGGGCGAGATTACGAGCATGAAATGAGTATCGAAGATCACAGCGAGATGTTGCGCGCCGTGCAATCGTTGTGCGGAATGGTTGTTCTCAGCGGATATGCCAGCGCTCTTTATGACCATTCGCTTGCCGGGTGGTCGCGCGTCGAACGACGCGCGTTCGCGGACGGCGCTCGCGAGCGAGTCGAGGTCCTCTGGCTTAACCCTGCGGCGACACATGCGTTGCCGGAGCCGTCCCTGTTTCTGAGGGGCACGCGATGA
- a CDS encoding MT-A70 family methyltransferase produces the protein MTALAHFDAARAALAEACRIDQARRIRDSAKAFEAYAREAKDGELMARALELSLLAERRAGELLITMAESGERDAGAGGDRKSRSRDGTVKTLAELGVSKKESAAWQQVARLGEQEFGAKLAATIGEARRALIATHAERQAAKKEARARREAELGAAQRALPDRRYGVVYADPEWRFEPWSRESGMDRAPDNHYPTSDLSTILARDVASIAAPDCALFLWATAPMLREGLATLVAWGFEYKSHCVWVKDRIGTGYWWRAKHELLLLGVRGDVPAPAMGLQLPSAIEAPVAEHSAKPDVFAELIEIYFPSLPKIELNRRGPARKGWDAWGNEAGS, from the coding sequence ATGACCGCGCTCGCTCATTTCGACGCGGCGCGCGCGGCGCTCGCCGAGGCCTGCCGCATCGATCAGGCGCGCAGGATTCGCGATAGCGCCAAGGCGTTCGAGGCCTATGCGCGCGAGGCGAAGGATGGCGAGCTGATGGCGCGCGCGCTCGAATTGAGCCTGCTCGCCGAACGGCGCGCCGGCGAGCTGCTGATCACCATGGCCGAGAGCGGCGAGCGCGATGCGGGCGCGGGCGGTGATCGAAAATCACGGTCCCGCGACGGAACCGTGAAAACTCTGGCCGAGCTCGGCGTGTCGAAGAAGGAATCGGCGGCGTGGCAACAGGTCGCGCGGCTCGGCGAGCAAGAGTTCGGCGCAAAGCTCGCCGCGACGATCGGCGAGGCGCGGCGCGCGCTCATCGCCACACATGCGGAGCGCCAGGCCGCGAAGAAAGAGGCGCGGGCGCGGCGCGAGGCCGAGCTCGGCGCGGCGCAACGGGCGCTTCCGGATCGACGCTATGGCGTCGTCTATGCGGACCCGGAATGGCGTTTCGAGCCGTGGTCGCGCGAGAGCGGCATGGATCGCGCGCCGGACAATCATTATCCGACCTCCGATCTTTCGACGATCCTCGCGCGCGACGTCGCCTCGATCGCCGCGCCGGATTGCGCGCTGTTCCTGTGGGCGACGGCGCCGATGCTGCGCGAGGGGCTGGCGACGCTCGTCGCCTGGGGGTTCGAATACAAATCGCATTGCGTGTGGGTCAAGGATCGCATCGGCACCGGCTATTGGTGGCGCGCCAAGCATGAATTGCTGCTGCTCGGCGTGCGCGGCGATGTGCCGGCGCCGGCTATGGGGCTGCAATTGCCGAGCGCGATCGAGGCGCCGGTCGCCGAGCATTCGGCCAAGCCCGATGTCTTCGCCGAGCTGATCGAAATCTATTTCCCGTCGCTGCCGAAGATCGAATTGAACCGGCGCGGGCCGGCGCGGAAGGGCTGGGACGCCTGGGGCAATGAGGCCGGTTCATGA
- a CDS encoding DUF2312 domain-containing protein, whose translation MAALLTVDGAALRGFVERIERLAEEKGAIGDDIKDVFGEAKAHGFDPKIIRKIIALRRKDKTEREREDALLALYVEAIGDFFDTPLGGAAERGDE comes from the coding sequence ATGGCCGCGCTCCTGACTGTCGATGGCGCGGCGCTGCGCGGCTTCGTCGAGCGCATCGAGCGGCTCGCGGAAGAGAAGGGCGCGATCGGCGACGACATCAAGGATGTCTTCGGCGAGGCGAAGGCGCACGGCTTCGATCCGAAGATCATCCGCAAGATTATCGCGCTTCGCCGCAAGGACAAGACCGAGCGGGAGCGAGAGGACGCGCTGCTCGCGCTCTATGTCGAAGCCATCGGCGATTTTTTCGACACGCCGCTCGGCGGCGCGGCCGAGCGCGGCGATGAGTGA